A window of Neisseria canis contains these coding sequences:
- a CDS encoding conjugal transfer protein TraG N-terminal domain-containing protein, which translates to MSAIKQYLTRIYILFLLPLLYAPAVWAELPQDTVEGDPGIFTIWVSGDLEPAWRAFKMAALLFGGDGPFIFGVIKVGLLIACLMAAVYIMTAGKLTPLQNLFMVFLFAVLMVPKTTVYIANYMDENGMANAGAVRFKQVDGVPFGVAALLGFFSTLSYYTTVAVDTAAQSVADVNWTGAAGFDTGTEAGGLPLYGSQGVFSPLKTLMGLRRTFAQGGNPMLTTNMATAAQDCKTWNKRWGETTNGGYLNVLTKGLQSGETKVWLDSGAGDGKVVQAAMNCADAGKVIAAQSLALSTPKPGKTYSPAAEQLQVGQRNISSGKTMQSGSQAAGIQKELNALPSAVASISGASAGSAENPHNILKFAYDRVMANGGHLNPNELARFYSAGVAVDAASIQSALILNRVAQRCIGNSDPSCERAEQIMGEALSAAAVDAAGEASGWQSMFQKFMNFMLSFYVMITPLMIFVVLVRGVKSFVILGTYVVLAAWMNLLLPVQTIAGHFLQYALSDELYNMLSEAVLSQKPLVALSPQFTDRVFEELQKTILTGSTIMSGVSTLALLVLIGSPYVMSRFADRSTMVGQGNIDEKTESPKLDESPVIDAAGIISRSGASQALERGSQLMSQAEAAFPGKLDLSVSSAVQQQAVSTIDAALSKAESQTLSEMLATTDSSGRVLADGFVLSKGHDGKWTFDYAQKGEQVMSDGNSQKITATANAGFQAFGFVGAGVEGRAEAGQAEELKYVDSNGNSHSLSASTKLDDIRKFETSSGTMDASTLQQARQQAVTDMRSERDSLQTATSSTLSNGASASIDLDTFRKVGLLDHAGGQIGPDGRYVYGASDQIFAAAKAAGTYNQTVADAVMRAADAPGNVGANLYKELYGYSVNGSDAEKLAATAAFQSLFQTASEHGLAGGKPIADQFESKLNALEYGTRHSADVQSKIDGRMDAAAADRLGSYADPIDKGRLNGAGQNVAGVQGRVNGAESEMTARQQIWEYNNQKIREAAQEVNSIQKQINELENPAKQVGRGVEEVLGSDNTKAALVAAGVAAAPTLNAIRAKTDETEAQQEQTKNQEDIQRLKERKEELIQKINSFDPGNMVRTFDGKAVSEVLGFNPAERFGGVGRMDLRDDTPVQNQSPTAPAGTNDASHVGMQKAAEMVKKITGEKFSTDPDKLIHTSDHIAAGRGIGLCANGTALILGKADLIDDRKHGNAQEMGRELQSRYGWSVVASGDVTDRKGTIEGYTPRDGQVALISPHGVGSKDGKGGDEHGHIAVWVQAADGGKGAWVSDYYQGDRMVPNGHYINGGSKITILESPQMKEHFAKLEAKAPEIAENTQKATDGFASSIKSLIAKAEGNYHSVNLGQAHGNRSSSRDLSNMTVNEIMAAQRRNEFNAVGKYQMVETTFREAVKALDLKGNEKFTPALQERIFNDYLLKKAGGGAAWDYIHGKHNDINKALVALAKEWAAFPVPAAMKGHVGQVQAGQSYYHGHNGNKARLSINQARAALMDARK; encoded by the coding sequence ATGTCAGCAATCAAACAGTACCTTACCCGAATTTATATTCTATTCCTGCTACCTTTGCTCTACGCTCCGGCGGTTTGGGCGGAGCTTCCGCAGGATACGGTTGAAGGAGACCCCGGAATCTTTACGATTTGGGTTTCCGGCGACCTCGAACCTGCCTGGCGGGCATTCAAGATGGCTGCCCTGCTCTTCGGCGGCGACGGCCCGTTTATTTTCGGCGTTATCAAGGTCGGGTTACTGATAGCCTGTTTGATGGCGGCCGTCTATATCATGACCGCAGGCAAACTGACACCGTTGCAGAACCTGTTCATGGTCTTTCTGTTTGCCGTGCTGATGGTACCCAAAACTACCGTATATATTGCCAATTATATGGATGAAAACGGTATGGCCAATGCCGGTGCCGTCCGTTTCAAACAGGTGGACGGTGTTCCCTTCGGTGTGGCCGCCCTGCTGGGTTTTTTCAGCACGCTCAGCTATTACACAACCGTCGCGGTCGATACGGCCGCCCAGAGTGTTGCCGATGTCAATTGGACGGGTGCTGCGGGTTTCGATACCGGTACGGAGGCAGGCGGTTTGCCGCTATACGGTTCGCAAGGCGTATTCAGTCCCCTGAAAACGCTGATGGGACTGCGCCGAACCTTTGCGCAAGGCGGCAACCCGATGCTGACCACCAATATGGCCACTGCCGCCCAAGACTGCAAAACCTGGAACAAACGCTGGGGGGAAACCACAAACGGCGGTTATCTAAATGTACTAACCAAAGGCTTGCAGAGCGGTGAAACCAAGGTTTGGCTGGATTCGGGAGCCGGTGACGGCAAGGTGGTGCAGGCTGCCATGAACTGTGCCGACGCGGGTAAAGTGATTGCTGCGCAATCGCTGGCATTATCCACACCCAAACCGGGTAAAACCTATTCTCCCGCAGCTGAGCAATTACAGGTGGGACAACGCAATATCAGCAGCGGCAAAACCATGCAAAGCGGTTCCCAGGCAGCAGGGATACAGAAAGAACTTAACGCCCTCCCCTCTGCGGTGGCATCGATTTCTGGTGCCTCGGCAGGCAGCGCGGAAAACCCCCACAACATCTTGAAATTCGCCTATGACCGGGTAATGGCCAACGGCGGTCATCTCAACCCTAATGAATTGGCACGTTTTTACAGCGCGGGCGTGGCGGTAGATGCCGCCAGTATTCAGTCGGCGTTGATATTAAACCGTGTCGCCCAACGCTGTATCGGTAATTCCGACCCATCCTGCGAACGTGCCGAACAGATTATGGGAGAGGCCTTGTCGGCAGCGGCCGTGGATGCGGCCGGCGAAGCCAGCGGCTGGCAGAGTATGTTCCAAAAATTTATGAATTTCATGCTCTCTTTCTACGTCATGATTACCCCGCTGATGATCTTCGTCGTTTTGGTGCGCGGTGTGAAGAGTTTTGTCATTCTCGGAACTTATGTCGTGTTGGCGGCGTGGATGAACCTGCTGTTACCGGTGCAGACCATCGCCGGCCATTTCCTGCAATACGCCCTGTCCGACGAGCTGTATAACATGCTGAGTGAAGCGGTATTGAGCCAGAAACCCTTGGTGGCTTTATCGCCGCAGTTTACCGACAGGGTTTTCGAAGAGTTGCAGAAAACCATTCTGACCGGCTCGACGATTATGTCCGGTGTCTCCACCCTCGCCCTGTTGGTGCTGATAGGTTCCCCGTATGTGATGAGCCGCTTTGCCGACCGTTCCACTATGGTGGGACAAGGCAACATCGATGAAAAAACAGAATCGCCGAAACTGGACGAATCGCCCGTTATCGACGCGGCCGGCATCATTTCCCGTTCCGGCGCGAGCCAGGCTTTGGAGCGCGGTAGTCAGCTGATGAGCCAGGCCGAAGCCGCCTTCCCCGGTAAGCTGGATTTGAGTGTCAGCAGTGCGGTGCAACAGCAGGCGGTTTCCACTATCGATGCTGCCCTGAGCAAGGCGGAAAGCCAAACCCTGTCTGAAATGCTGGCCACCACCGACAGCAGCGGCAGGGTGCTGGCAGACGGCTTTGTGCTCTCTAAAGGTCATGACGGCAAATGGACTTTTGATTACGCTCAAAAGGGTGAACAGGTTATGTCGGACGGCAATTCGCAAAAAATTACGGCAACCGCCAATGCGGGCTTCCAAGCGTTCGGTTTTGTGGGCGCAGGTGTGGAAGGTCGTGCAGAAGCAGGACAGGCTGAGGAACTTAAATACGTAGACAGTAACGGCAACAGCCACAGCCTGTCGGCCTCGACCAAACTGGACGATATCCGCAAATTCGAAACCTCATCCGGCACGATGGACGCAAGCACCTTGCAGCAAGCCCGCCAGCAGGCCGTTACCGATATGCGCAGCGAACGGGATTCGCTACAAACCGCTACCAGCTCAACCTTGTCCAACGGTGCTTCTGCCAGCATCGATTTGGATACCTTCCGCAAAGTGGGATTGTTAGATCATGCCGGGGGCCAAATCGGCCCGGACGGCCGGTATGTTTACGGTGCGTCTGATCAGATTTTTGCTGCGGCCAAAGCAGCCGGCACATACAACCAAACGGTAGCCGATGCAGTCATGCGTGCTGCCGATGCGCCGGGCAATGTCGGCGCCAACCTGTACAAAGAGCTGTACGGTTACAGCGTCAACGGCAGCGATGCCGAAAAACTGGCCGCCACCGCCGCCTTCCAAAGCCTGTTTCAGACGGCCTCCGAGCACGGCCTGGCCGGCGGCAAGCCGATTGCCGACCAGTTCGAGAGCAAACTCAATGCACTGGAATACGGCACCCGTCACAGCGCGGACGTGCAGTCTAAAATTGACGGCCGGATGGATGCGGCCGCAGCGGACAGACTGGGTTCCTATGCCGACCCGATAGACAAAGGCCGTCTGAACGGAGCCGGTCAGAATGTGGCGGGGGTGCAAGGGCGTGTTAACGGTGCTGAAAGCGAAATGACTGCCCGTCAGCAGATTTGGGAATACAACAACCAAAAAATCCGTGAGGCGGCACAGGAAGTCAACAGCATACAGAAACAGATTAACGAATTGGAAAATCCTGCCAAGCAGGTTGGCAGGGGAGTAGAGGAAGTTCTTGGTTCGGACAACACCAAAGCGGCTTTGGTGGCTGCCGGTGTGGCTGCCGCTCCCACACTTAACGCCATACGGGCAAAAACGGATGAAACCGAAGCACAGCAGGAGCAGACAAAAAATCAGGAAGACATTCAGCGGCTGAAAGAAAGAAAAGAAGAGCTGATTCAAAAAATCAACAGCTTCGATCCCGGTAATATGGTGCGAACCTTCGATGGCAAAGCGGTATCCGAAGTATTAGGCTTCAATCCGGCGGAGCGTTTCGGCGGTGTGGGCAGAATGGATCTGCGCGATGACACGCCCGTTCAAAATCAGTCTCCGACTGCCCCCGCCGGCACTAATGATGCTTCGCACGTCGGGATGCAGAAAGCGGCGGAAATGGTTAAAAAGATTACCGGCGAGAAGTTTTCAACTGACCCGGACAAACTGATCCACACTTCCGACCATATTGCTGCCGGGCGTGGAATCGGGCTGTGTGCCAATGGCACGGCGCTGATTCTCGGCAAGGCTGACCTGATTGACGACCGCAAGCACGGCAACGCCCAAGAAATGGGCAGGGAACTACAAAGCCGCTACGGATGGTCGGTGGTGGCCAGCGGTGATGTGACCGACCGCAAAGGTACGATCGAGGGCTATACCCCGCGAGACGGCCAGGTGGCATTGATTTCGCCGCACGGTGTCGGATCCAAAGACGGCAAAGGCGGCGACGAACACGGCCATATCGCGGTTTGGGTACAGGCTGCCGACGGCGGCAAAGGAGCCTGGGTATCCGATTATTATCAGGGAGACCGCATGGTACCCAACGGTCACTATATAAACGGCGGTTCCAAGATTACCATTTTGGAAAGTCCGCAGATGAAAGAGCATTTTGCCAAGCTGGAAGCCAAAGCCCCGGAAATAGCCGAAAACACGCAGAAGGCAACTGATGGGTTTGCCTCATCGATCAAGTCGCTGATTGCCAAAGCCGAAGGCAACTACCATTCCGTCAATCTCGGTCAGGCTCACGGTAACCGTTCCTCCAGCCGCGATTTGTCGAATATGACGGTCAATGAGATTATGGCTGCCCAAAGGCGCAATGAGTTTAATGCGGTAGGCAAATATCAAATGGTTGAAACCACGTTCCGCGAAGCCGTAAAAGCATTGGATCTGAAAGGTAACGAGAAATTTACCCCTGCATTGCAGGAACGTATTTTTAACGATTACCTGCTGAAAAAAGCCGGCGGCGGTGCCGCTTGGGACTATATCCACGGCAAACACAATGATATCAACAAGGCGTTGGTGGCATTGGCGAAAGAATGGGCGGCATTTCCGGTGCCGGCTGCCATGAAAGGCCATGTCGGACAAGTTCAGGCCGGTCAGTCGTATTACCACGGCCACAACGGCAATAAGGCACGATTGAGCATTAACCAGGCTCGAGCGGCTCTGATGGATGCCCGGAAATGA
- a CDS encoding conjugal transfer protein TraH, with protein MNLIKRLSNVIGILLTVVLLAVSSNVRADIGKGMDMMWTQTNPSFGAVNGNYGGQLGGFSMRSPVRSFNIVAYDPPRFAAGCGGIDASFGSFSMISLDNMRNIMRGIMSNAGGYTAKVVLDNLCTRCQGIMTGLHDLTSKINSASKNTCQIGSHLVDAARGATQLGSLWKNDGLSSREAVTAAAKGAFSDFYEANENRFKNGQNANREGNAADESTIYGNNLMNTLASTGVFGNGSSAAASIDTAPYGGDQGFLELAMNLYGTDINLTGSNAASSSSGGDFAKGSTNRKDKQLAPLWSFDDLVNGAPTGGNLNGYSCADFNVSKADSCQNVAVKQTEYPGTKRYIIGLLAGKQTNMGDSNVMGDSRTSAIAPDSIMAYLSDNSVTLDERQHRFLNALPIETRTALSSVAATGNTALMAMMVDYVAESLGRNMAAELVQAMNKTLSVSYSANVSNGKDIAPMSEVQKAQSDKLERRAEIYLDPESRSRMQRSILNQTNITMKLNGLN; from the coding sequence ATGAATCTTATCAAAAGGCTTTCGAATGTTATCGGCATTCTGCTGACAGTCGTTCTGCTGGCCGTCAGCTCGAATGTCCGTGCCGATATCGGCAAGGGCATGGATATGATGTGGACGCAGACCAATCCGTCTTTCGGTGCGGTCAACGGCAACTACGGCGGCCAGCTCGGCGGCTTCAGTATGCGCTCCCCCGTGCGTTCGTTCAATATTGTCGCCTACGACCCGCCCCGCTTTGCCGCCGGGTGCGGCGGCATTGATGCGTCGTTCGGCTCGTTCTCAATGATCTCGCTCGACAATATGCGCAATATCATGCGCGGCATCATGTCCAATGCCGGCGGCTACACCGCCAAAGTGGTATTGGACAACCTTTGCACACGCTGCCAGGGCATCATGACCGGCCTGCACGATCTGACATCCAAAATTAACAGCGCATCCAAAAATACCTGTCAAATCGGCAGCCATTTGGTCGATGCAGCCCGGGGCGCCACCCAGCTGGGCAGTTTGTGGAAAAACGACGGTTTATCTTCCCGTGAAGCAGTAACGGCCGCTGCGAAGGGTGCATTTTCGGATTTCTACGAAGCAAACGAAAACCGCTTCAAAAACGGTCAAAATGCCAACCGTGAAGGCAATGCGGCCGACGAAAGCACCATTTACGGCAACAATCTGATGAACACCTTGGCCAGCACCGGTGTTTTCGGAAACGGCAGCAGCGCCGCCGCAAGCATCGATACCGCCCCTTACGGCGGCGACCAGGGTTTTCTCGAGCTGGCCATGAACCTCTACGGCACCGACATCAACCTGACCGGCAGCAATGCCGCCTCCTCTTCTTCCGGCGGCGATTTCGCCAAAGGTTCGACCAACCGTAAAGACAAGCAGCTGGCACCACTGTGGAGTTTTGACGATTTGGTAAACGGAGCGCCGACCGGCGGCAACCTGAACGGTTACAGCTGCGCGGATTTCAATGTCAGCAAAGCCGACAGCTGTCAGAACGTTGCGGTCAAACAGACAGAATATCCGGGCACCAAGCGCTACATCATCGGCCTGCTGGCGGGCAAACAGACGAATATGGGTGACAGTAATGTTATGGGCGATTCCCGCACATCTGCCATCGCACCCGACAGCATCATGGCTTACCTCTCCGACAACTCCGTAACCTTGGACGAAAGACAACACCGCTTCCTGAACGCCTTGCCGATCGAAACCCGTACCGCCTTATCGTCGGTAGCCGCCACCGGCAATACCGCACTGATGGCCATGATGGTGGATTACGTCGCAGAATCGCTCGGCCGCAATATGGCAGCGGAGCTGGTTCAGGCAATGAACAAAACCCTGTCTGTTTCGTATTCGGCCAATGTATCGAACGGCAAAGACATCGCTCCGATGTCCGAAGTTCAGAAAGCGCAATCGGACAAATTGGAGAGAAGGGCTGAAATTTACCTCGACCCGGAAAGCCGTAGCCGGATGCAGCGCAGCATTCTGAATCAGACAAACATTACCATGAAGCTCAACGGCTTGAATTAA
- the traF gene encoding conjugal transfer protein TraF produces the protein MNRKLKLSLMTVAMLSAAVAWSQRNAFDAAQPEGYFWYKDKPKQVKKEEPKPEEKTPQLQPVAPSQSPVLKPGSAEWFRQTEQKLLDNLSSDPSEKNALAYKAFERLRNDRVDEVARTTEKILNKYPYLSEAVRVPIAAHARQQALWQIDQAKEGIIGDLRNKAGLWMFFDSNCNFCHAQYETVKMLEQKYRMQVRYISIDGGVIKGMNQKQVRFDNGGSRARQFGIKVTPAVVMVVPPETAAIIAHGAMSLSDLEEKIVTAAIDMKIADPKLTRTAKMNERGMIEQSDWEAAGFTGTETPEELSEKIYRIITKKMEQ, from the coding sequence ATGAACCGAAAATTGAAACTGTCTTTGATGACCGTAGCGATGTTGTCGGCTGCCGTCGCCTGGTCACAGCGAAACGCATTTGATGCGGCTCAACCCGAAGGTTACTTTTGGTACAAGGACAAACCCAAACAAGTAAAGAAAGAAGAGCCGAAACCGGAAGAAAAAACACCGCAACTCCAACCGGTTGCGCCAAGCCAAAGTCCCGTATTAAAGCCCGGCAGCGCCGAATGGTTCCGTCAAACCGAGCAGAAGCTGTTGGACAATTTGAGCAGTGACCCTTCGGAGAAAAATGCTTTGGCCTATAAAGCGTTCGAGCGTTTGCGTAACGACCGCGTGGACGAAGTAGCACGTACCACCGAAAAGATTCTCAACAAATATCCCTATTTGTCGGAGGCCGTCCGCGTACCGATTGCCGCCCATGCCCGCCAGCAGGCGCTTTGGCAGATAGACCAAGCCAAGGAAGGCATCATCGGCGACCTCCGCAATAAGGCCGGCCTGTGGATGTTTTTTGACAGCAACTGCAATTTCTGCCACGCCCAGTATGAAACGGTAAAAATGCTGGAGCAAAAATACCGAATGCAGGTGCGTTATATCAGTATCGACGGCGGCGTTATCAAAGGCATGAACCAAAAACAGGTCCGTTTCGACAACGGCGGTTCCCGTGCACGCCAGTTCGGCATCAAGGTAACTCCTGCCGTAGTGATGGTGGTGCCCCCGGAAACCGCAGCCATCATTGCCCACGGCGCCATGAGTCTTTCGGATTTGGAGGAAAAGATAGTCACGGCAGCCATCGACATGAAGATTGCCGATCCGAAGCTGACCCGTACCGCCAAAATGAACGAGCGCGGCATGATTGAGCAGAGCGACTGGGAAGCGGCCGGCTTTACCGGCACGGAAACCCCGGAAGAGTTGTCCGAAAAAATCTACCGCATCATTACCAAAAAAATGGAGCAGTAG
- a CDS encoding SEL1-like repeat protein, with protein sequence MKPNTIAFALIFCAATAAAQPSAEQKVFGTPGAATGTAAAKTPQPQAASKTVTPAVKTAKTANKLPPQAQAKQMYDRFNAGDLLYASKLKDAANAGNPWAALQYGFLAHRGRLPGQKGVNLALAHKAYMKAVRQGGTLTGNHLAAYNLGLIYYYGGNGFAKDGREALKWFGLANQSYREFKKSQGATFWPAALYSAQILENGYGGVKADKAAARVHWQAAARANDPAALYGLAHSVAPENPFVAIASFKKAADRWHVPSMLALAKWYSTNDRLHQADPVQAAAWLQTAAMVDRRYSAQAAGYSRRLNAKQQQTASSKAAQWFKSRGMKPPVHDYSAPLNEDPAAR encoded by the coding sequence ATGAAACCGAACACGATTGCTTTTGCCTTGATATTTTGCGCCGCTACGGCGGCAGCCCAGCCTTCTGCGGAGCAAAAGGTATTCGGAACGCCGGGGGCTGCCACCGGAACGGCGGCAGCCAAAACACCGCAGCCGCAGGCCGCATCGAAAACCGTGACTCCGGCAGTAAAAACCGCGAAAACGGCCAACAAATTGCCGCCCCAGGCTCAGGCAAAGCAGATGTATGACCGTTTTAACGCCGGTGATCTGCTCTATGCCTCAAAGCTTAAGGATGCAGCCAATGCCGGAAACCCGTGGGCGGCATTGCAATACGGTTTTTTGGCGCATAGGGGGCGTTTACCCGGGCAGAAAGGGGTTAACCTTGCCTTGGCTCACAAAGCATATATGAAAGCCGTCAGACAGGGCGGAACGCTGACCGGAAACCATTTGGCCGCATACAACTTGGGATTGATTTATTACTACGGCGGCAACGGCTTTGCCAAAGACGGACGCGAAGCATTGAAATGGTTCGGCCTCGCCAACCAGTCCTACCGTGAATTCAAAAAATCACAAGGTGCAACGTTTTGGCCGGCGGCGCTGTACAGCGCACAAATACTCGAAAACGGTTATGGCGGCGTCAAAGCCGACAAAGCCGCAGCCAGGGTTCACTGGCAGGCAGCCGCCCGTGCCAACGACCCGGCCGCTCTTTACGGCTTAGCCCACTCGGTTGCCCCCGAAAACCCTTTTGTCGCCATTGCCTCATTCAAAAAAGCGGCTGACCGTTGGCATGTGCCTTCCATGCTGGCTTTGGCCAAGTGGTACTCGACCAACGACAGGCTGCATCAGGCCGATCCCGTTCAAGCCGCTGCATGGTTGCAAACGGCAGCCATGGTTGACCGCAGATATTCGGCACAGGCAGCAGGTTACAGCCGCCGTCTAAATGCCAAACAGCAACAGACGGCCTCAAGCAAAGCCGCACAATGGTTTAAATCCCGTGGGATGAAACCGCCCGTACATGATTATTCCGCCCCCCTTAACGAAGACCCTGCCGCCCGCTAG
- a CDS encoding TraU family protein, with protein MKVKRFSLIALVAAGLTAWPLAATANTCSNAGMETLMQFDFDSAFPLRIMGQTVVEGGDVPNPPGATSKSICKCGEEPYVIYGYTRGMWLPTRFVEVVREATCSPVYGSSVKTMLQQLAKVNGVAAKSVKAGTNLTGGGEGMNAYETGFRHYHSWSFPYSDMYGWTPRCFHKGDELETSITQPAWSGSDQVFSNLLYPEWMALGVLTATPLFDLAAHTASCAANTTGVGWGMVDDAGYWLGGCMGMNLPAVGVMSSERGNIIGTSTILNRSIMVSNRTGGFASMKTVGDDALCSPIPAPFPAKSEFKAAMLFPYPENGSGADSGDSVEGAVSAQLSGAVADFFNIGSKGAHRLGASDFSWAKGRNDQSTNSNDTDAVYLLWRWVDCCEFD; from the coding sequence ATGAAAGTAAAACGTTTTTCTTTAATCGCCCTCGTAGCGGCCGGTCTGACGGCATGGCCGTTAGCGGCAACTGCCAATACCTGTTCCAACGCCGGTATGGAAACACTGATGCAGTTCGATTTCGATTCCGCATTTCCGCTGCGCATTATGGGACAGACAGTTGTTGAAGGCGGCGATGTGCCTAATCCGCCGGGAGCAACTTCCAAATCCATCTGCAAATGCGGGGAGGAACCCTATGTCATTTACGGCTACACCCGTGGTATGTGGCTCCCTACCCGCTTTGTCGAGGTGGTGCGCGAAGCAACCTGCTCACCGGTGTACGGCTCATCGGTAAAAACCATGCTCCAGCAGTTGGCCAAAGTGAACGGTGTGGCCGCCAAGTCCGTAAAGGCAGGCACCAACCTCACCGGTGGCGGCGAAGGCATGAATGCGTATGAAACAGGATTCCGCCACTATCACAGCTGGTCTTTCCCTTATTCGGATATGTATGGTTGGACACCCCGATGTTTCCATAAAGGCGATGAGCTGGAGACTTCGATAACCCAACCGGCTTGGTCGGGCAGCGATCAGGTGTTTTCCAATTTGCTCTACCCCGAGTGGATGGCTCTGGGCGTTTTGACGGCAACGCCGCTGTTTGATCTTGCCGCCCACACGGCCTCCTGTGCTGCCAATACCACCGGTGTGGGCTGGGGCATGGTGGATGATGCGGGCTATTGGCTGGGGGGCTGCATGGGCATGAACCTGCCGGCTGTCGGTGTCATGTCTTCAGAGCGAGGTAATATCATCGGCACGTCCACCATTCTCAACCGTTCCATCATGGTATCAAACCGTACCGGAGGCTTTGCTTCCATGAAAACCGTCGGTGACGATGCTTTATGTTCGCCGATTCCCGCACCTTTTCCGGCCAAATCCGAATTCAAGGCCGCCATGTTGTTCCCCTACCCTGAAAACGGCAGCGGTGCGGACAGCGGTGATTCGGTGGAAGGCGCAGTATCCGCCCAACTTTCCGGAGCGGTAGCCGATTTCTTCAATATCGGCAGTAAAGGCGCACACCGTCTGGGTGCCTCGGACTTCTCGTGGGCTAAAGGGCGTAATGACCAATCTACCAACAGTAACGATACCGATGCGGTGTACCTGCTTTGGCGGTGGGTAGATTGCTGTGAATTCGACTGA
- a CDS encoding TrbC family F-type conjugative pilus assembly protein, whose product MLLPNGQHPTMRELSPTRTVVFLSRSMPETTLINLLKQGAGRKDVVFAFRGWGDGPVTDMFKYSKNLLGKLPAQARKKPPQIIVMPVAFREYRIHYVPAVLHRDNDNKWYLLQGTQSLDAAVGTIRARRFNERVSRQYRVSEPDQAVVMEQKMKRQDIRPHIQAAQQSARKLLEGTVTLPVNTEYRRYNYAPFVASTSDIVNPRDGKVLYPKGTRFNVLALDPQGKRAMAVIDGRSRWQVEFARHLVAKKPDTLVLYTKLGYLANAGIPASPLDAAMKGRLKVTGVPTYYRQNGMVFNVVAVREGKR is encoded by the coding sequence ATGCTGCTGCCCAACGGCCAACACCCGACCATGCGCGAGCTGTCTCCGACACGCACCGTGGTTTTTCTCTCCCGCAGTATGCCTGAAACCACACTGATTAACCTGTTGAAGCAAGGCGCTGGCCGCAAAGATGTGGTTTTTGCTTTTCGAGGTTGGGGCGACGGTCCGGTAACGGATATGTTCAAGTACAGCAAAAATCTGCTTGGCAAACTGCCCGCCCAAGCGCGCAAAAAACCACCCCAAATTATCGTGATGCCGGTCGCCTTCCGTGAATACCGTATCCATTACGTCCCAGCTGTACTGCACCGAGACAACGACAATAAATGGTATTTACTGCAAGGGACGCAGTCCCTGGATGCTGCCGTCGGCACCATCCGCGCCCGTCGCTTTAACGAACGTGTCAGCCGGCAATACCGGGTTTCCGAACCCGACCAAGCCGTGGTGATGGAGCAGAAAATGAAGCGGCAGGATATACGGCCGCATATCCAAGCGGCACAACAAAGCGCCCGCAAACTGTTGGAGGGAACCGTAACCTTACCCGTCAACACCGAATACCGGCGCTACAACTATGCACCTTTCGTGGCTTCTACCTCCGATATCGTCAACCCCCGAGACGGTAAGGTGCTCTACCCAAAAGGCACCCGCTTCAACGTTTTGGCTTTGGATCCTCAGGGGAAACGGGCTATGGCCGTCATCGACGGCCGCAGCCGCTGGCAGGTTGAATTTGCCCGTCATCTGGTGGCAAAGAAACCGGATACATTAGTGCTGTACACCAAGCTAGGGTATTTGGCCAACGCAGGCATACCCGCTTCACCGTTGGATGCCGCGATGAAAGGCCGTCTGAAAGTTACCGGTGTGCCGACCTATTACCGGCAGAACGGAATGGTATTCAACGTGGTAGCGGTGCGGGAAGGAAAAAGATGA
- the lepB gene encoding signal peptidase I, whose amino-acid sequence MKHFDFSRKRLLTGFILGLVLIAVKTGYDHAYPNRKLLVGKQVMSCLPWDFYYWDSDRPVGEIKRYDLLIFPARKMQPVIKDGEKIVKMAAGLPGDKVTIRDGIVSINGSIIGDMAYGAKSFRQPMNYWDKEYVLQPNEIFVFGTEYNSYDSRYWGAYPMDLVDGHVSVLF is encoded by the coding sequence ATGAAACACTTCGACTTCAGCCGTAAACGGTTGCTGACAGGCTTCATTTTAGGCTTGGTCTTGATTGCGGTTAAAACTGGGTACGACCATGCGTATCCGAATAGAAAGTTACTGGTGGGCAAACAGGTCATGAGCTGCCTGCCCTGGGATTTTTACTACTGGGACAGCGACCGGCCTGTCGGCGAAATCAAGCGTTACGACCTTTTGATATTTCCGGCAAGAAAAATGCAGCCCGTCATCAAGGACGGAGAAAAAATCGTCAAGATGGCCGCCGGCCTGCCGGGAGACAAAGTCACTATCCGTGACGGAATCGTTTCCATCAACGGTTCGATCATCGGTGATATGGCATACGGAGCAAAGAGCTTTCGCCAACCGATGAATTACTGGGACAAGGAATATGTGTTACAGCCAAACGAAATTTTCGTATTCGGAACAGAGTACAACTCCTACGATTCGCGCTACTGGGGGGCTTATCCGATGGATTTGGTCGACGGCCACGTTTCTGTGCTTTTCTAG